The following proteins are encoded in a genomic region of Dioscorea cayenensis subsp. rotundata cultivar TDr96_F1 unplaced genomic scaffold, TDr96_F1_v2_PseudoChromosome.rev07_lg8_w22 25.fasta BLBR01000052.1, whole genome shotgun sequence:
- the LOC120253338 gene encoding LOW QUALITY PROTEIN: polyamine oxidase 1-like (The sequence of the model RefSeq protein was modified relative to this genomic sequence to represent the inferred CDS: deleted 2 bases in 2 codons) yields the protein MKKEIMGRRVAIVVVSLVQSLLLLLLLSPTTTTATPTNPSVIIVGAGMSGIMAAKTLSDAGITNIQILEATDHIGGRMHKVSFAGINIEIGANWVEGVNGKEVNPIWTLANDLNLRNFFSDFDNVSSNCYKQGGGLHKSSVVEKAIETLDEVKGFGEKLGATLHPSGKDDISVLTMQRLMNHVPSDPVGMVVDYYTSDYEFAEPPRVTSMQNTVPLATFSNFGEDIYFVADQRGYGSVVEHLAHQFLKTDKKGNIVDPRFMLNKVVREISYSKSGVTVMTEDGKKYEADYVMVSVSIGVLQTHLIKFKPDLPHWKILALYQFDMAVYTKIFVKFPKTFWPTENGTEFFLYASKRRGYYPIWQQLEKQYPGANVLLVTVTDEESRRIEQQSNAATKAEIMNVLRDMFGKNIPEATDILVPRWWSDRFYKGTFSNWPIGVNRYEYDQIRAPVDRVYFTGEHTSESYNGYVHGAYLAGIDSANMMIKCIKKGMCKFHIPAKYT from the exons ATGAAGAAAGAAATAATGGGAAGAAGAGTAGCCATTGTAGTAGTATCACTAGTTCAATCTCTACTACTACTTCTGCTACTctctccaacaacaacaacagccaCACCGACCAACCCTTCAGTGATCATCGTCGGCGCTGGAATGTCCG GAATAATGGCTGCCAAGACTTTGTCGGACGCCGGCATAACAAACATACAGATCTTGGAGGCCACCGATCACATCGGCGGCCGCATGCACAAGGTGTCCTTCGCCGGAATCAATATAGAAATAGGTGCTAACTGGGTTGAAGGTGTTAATGGCAAAGAGGTTAAT CCTATTTGGACTCTTGCTAATGATCTCAACCTTAGGAACTTCTTTTCTGACTTTGATAACGTCTCCTCCAATTGTTACAAACAAGG GGGAGGCTTGCACAAGAGCTCGGTGGTAGAGAAGGCAATAGAAACATTGGATGAAGTAAAGGGTTTCGGTGAGAAACTTGGAGCTACATTGCATCCGAGTGGGAAGGATGATATTTCTGTCCTCACAATGCAACGTTTAATGAATCA TGTGCCGAGTGATCCTGTTGGGATGGTGGTGGACTACTACACATCAGACTATGAGTTTGCTGAGCCACCAAGAGTGACTAGCATGCAAAACACAGTGCCACTGGCAACGTTTAGTAATTTCGGTGAAGATATTTAC TTCGTGGCGGATCAACGTGGTTACGGCAGTGTTGTTGAACATTTGGCTCATCAGTTCCTCAAGACAGATAAAAAGGGCAACATTGTTGATCCAAGGTTTATGCTTAATAAG GTTGTGAGAGAAATAAGTTATTCAAAAAGTGGTGTTACTGTGATGACAGAAGATGGCAAGAAATATGAAGCAGATTATGTTATGGTTTCTGTTAGTATCGGTGTTCTCCAAACTCATCTCATCAAATTCAAACCTGACCTTCCT CATTGGAAAATTCTTGCACTGTATCAATTTGATATGGCGGTTTATACCAAGATTTTTGTTAAGTTCCCCAAAACCTTTTGGCCAACTGAAAATGGAACAGAGTTCTTCTTGTATGCCAGTAAAAGAAGAGGTTACTATCCTATTTGGCAA CAACTTGAAAAACAATATCCAGGAGCCAATGTATTACTTGTTACCGTCACTGATGAAGAATCTAGAAGAATAGAGCAACAATCAAACGCAGCGACAAAGGCAGAAATTATGAATGTCTTGAGGGATATGTTTGGAAAAAATATACCGGAGGCAACGGATATTCTTGTGCCAAGATGGTGGTCTGACAGGTTTTATAAAGGCACATTCTCTAACTGGCCAATCGGTGTTAACCGATATGAATATGATCAAATCCGG GCCCCTGTCGATAGGGTTTACTTCACAGGTGAACACACAAGCGAGTCTTACAACGGTTATGTTCATGGTGCCTACTTAGCAG GGATTGATTCTGCAAACATGATGATTAAGTGCATCAAAAAGGGCATGTGCAAGTTCCATATCCCTGCCAAGTACACATAG